A part of Thalassophryne amazonica chromosome 3, fThaAma1.1, whole genome shotgun sequence genomic DNA contains:
- the tfap2c gene encoding transcription factor AP-2 gamma isoform X1, translated as MLWKLADNVKYEDDCEDRHDGSSNGNPRLPHLPAVTQHLYSPSPALSHSTTSDFQPPYFPPPYQPLSYPQSGDPYSHLGDPFNINSIHQPPSSNQQQPWPGRQGQEGLGAHGRTGLASQILGLDGGSSGVRREGFRRPELMPQHAHSMDTPVIGDNMNMHDMGHGLEEVQHVDDHSIIMADQTVIKKVLGLRGGRNLDRLQRTYYEGPIMLPKGNTLGLPFQKESLLGMVSNPTEVFCSVPGRLSLLSSTSKYKVTVAEVQRRLSPPECLNASLLGGVLRRAKSKNGGRSLREKLDKIGLNLPAGRRKAANVTLLTSLVEGEAVHLARDFGYVCETEFPAKAIAEYLSRPHVERSEVNSRKNMLLAAKQICKEFTDLLTQDRSPLGNSRPAPILEPTIQGCLTHFSLLTHGFGSPAICAAMTSLQNYLNEAIKQVDKMYMSSGSDTQGSSDSGSKSTDKLDKHRK; from the exons ATGTTGTGGAAATTAGCCGACAACGTCAAATATGAGGATGACTGTGAG GACAGACACGACGGCAGCAGCAATGGGAACCCGCGGCTGCCTCACCTCCCGGCGGTCACTCAGCACCTCTACAGTCCGTCCCCGGCGCTCTCACACTCCACCACCTCGGACTTCCAGCCGCCCTACTTCCCGCCGCCCTACCAGCCGCTGTCCTACCCGCAGTCCGGAGACCCGTACTCCCACCTGGGCGACCCGTTCAACATCAACTCTATACACCAGCCCCCGTCCTCGAACCAGCAGCAGCCATGGCCCGGCCGTCAGGGCCAGGAGGGGCTGGGGGCCCACGGCAGGACCGGGTTGGCGAGTCAGATCCTCGGCCTGGACGGAGGCTCGTCCGGGGTGAGGAGGGAAGGCTTCCGAAGACCCGAGCTCATGCCCCAGCACGCGCACAGCATGGACACGCCTGTGATCGGCGATAATATGAACATGCACGACATGGGACACGGGCTGGAGGAGGTCCAA CATGTGGACGACCACAGTATTATTATGGCAGATCAGACGGTCATCAAAAAAG TATTAGGACTACGAGGTGGCAGGAACCTTGATCGCTTACAGAGGACTTATTATGAGG GTCCCATCATGCTACCCAAAGGTAACACTCTGGGGCTTCCCTTCCAGAAGGAGTCCTTGCTCGGGATGGTGTCAAACCCCACAGAGGTCTTCTGCTCCGTGCCTGGCCGCCTTTCTTTGCTGAGCTCCACCTCAAAGTACAAAGTCACAGTGGCTGAAGTCCAGAGACGTCTGTCACCCCCAGAGTGTCTGAACGCGTCGCTGCTGGGAGGCGTTTTACGCAG GGCAAAGTCAAAAAATGGCGGTCGATCGCTGAGAGAAAAGCTGGATAAGATTGGGCTCAACCTGCCTGCAGGAAGAAGGAAGGCGGCTAATGTCACTCTGCTTACCTCACTAGTCGAAG GTGAAGCTGTACATTTAGCAAGAGACTTTGGTTATGTATGTGAGACAGAATTTCCTGCAAAGGCAATTGCCGAGTACCTCAGCAGGCCGCACGTGGAACGCAGCGAGGTTAACTCTCGTAAGAACATGCTCCTTGCTGCCAA GCAAATCTGTAAGGAGTTCACTGACCTGCTTACTCAGGACCGCTCCCCTCTGGGAAACTCTCGGCCAGCGCCCATCCTGGAGCCCACAATCCAAGGCTGCCTGACCCACTTCAGCCTCCTCACACACGGCTTTGGATCTCCGGCCATCTGTGCTGCTATGACCTCGCTTCAGAACTACCTGAACGAGGCTATCAAACAAGTGGACAAGATGTACATGAGTTCCGGGAGCGACACCCAGGGGTCCTCAGACAGTGGGAGCAAATCGACCGACAAACTGGACAAGCACAGGAAATGA
- the tfap2c gene encoding transcription factor AP-2 gamma isoform X3, producing the protein MLWKLADNVKYEDDCEDRHDGSSNGNPRLPHLPAVTQHLYSPSPALSHSTTSDFQPPYFPPPYQPLSYPQSGDPYSHLGDPFNINSIHQPPSSNQQQPWPGRQGQEGLGAHGRTGLASQILGLDGGSSGVRREGFRRPELMPQHAHSMDTPVIGDNMNMHDMGHGLEEVQHVDDHSIIMADQTVIKKGPIMLPKGNTLGLPFQKESLLGMVSNPTEVFCSVPGRLSLLSSTSKYKVTVAEVQRRLSPPECLNASLLGGVLRRAKSKNGGRSLREKLDKIGLNLPAGRRKAANVTLLTSLVEGEAVHLARDFGYVCETEFPAKAIAEYLSRPHVERSEVNSRKNMLLAAKQICKEFTDLLTQDRSPLGNSRPAPILEPTIQGCLTHFSLLTHGFGSPAICAAMTSLQNYLNEAIKQVDKMYMSSGSDTQGSSDSGSKSTDKLDKHRK; encoded by the exons ATGTTGTGGAAATTAGCCGACAACGTCAAATATGAGGATGACTGTGAG GACAGACACGACGGCAGCAGCAATGGGAACCCGCGGCTGCCTCACCTCCCGGCGGTCACTCAGCACCTCTACAGTCCGTCCCCGGCGCTCTCACACTCCACCACCTCGGACTTCCAGCCGCCCTACTTCCCGCCGCCCTACCAGCCGCTGTCCTACCCGCAGTCCGGAGACCCGTACTCCCACCTGGGCGACCCGTTCAACATCAACTCTATACACCAGCCCCCGTCCTCGAACCAGCAGCAGCCATGGCCCGGCCGTCAGGGCCAGGAGGGGCTGGGGGCCCACGGCAGGACCGGGTTGGCGAGTCAGATCCTCGGCCTGGACGGAGGCTCGTCCGGGGTGAGGAGGGAAGGCTTCCGAAGACCCGAGCTCATGCCCCAGCACGCGCACAGCATGGACACGCCTGTGATCGGCGATAATATGAACATGCACGACATGGGACACGGGCTGGAGGAGGTCCAA CATGTGGACGACCACAGTATTATTATGGCAGATCAGACGGTCATCAAAAAAG GTCCCATCATGCTACCCAAAGGTAACACTCTGGGGCTTCCCTTCCAGAAGGAGTCCTTGCTCGGGATGGTGTCAAACCCCACAGAGGTCTTCTGCTCCGTGCCTGGCCGCCTTTCTTTGCTGAGCTCCACCTCAAAGTACAAAGTCACAGTGGCTGAAGTCCAGAGACGTCTGTCACCCCCAGAGTGTCTGAACGCGTCGCTGCTGGGAGGCGTTTTACGCAG GGCAAAGTCAAAAAATGGCGGTCGATCGCTGAGAGAAAAGCTGGATAAGATTGGGCTCAACCTGCCTGCAGGAAGAAGGAAGGCGGCTAATGTCACTCTGCTTACCTCACTAGTCGAAG GTGAAGCTGTACATTTAGCAAGAGACTTTGGTTATGTATGTGAGACAGAATTTCCTGCAAAGGCAATTGCCGAGTACCTCAGCAGGCCGCACGTGGAACGCAGCGAGGTTAACTCTCGTAAGAACATGCTCCTTGCTGCCAA GCAAATCTGTAAGGAGTTCACTGACCTGCTTACTCAGGACCGCTCCCCTCTGGGAAACTCTCGGCCAGCGCCCATCCTGGAGCCCACAATCCAAGGCTGCCTGACCCACTTCAGCCTCCTCACACACGGCTTTGGATCTCCGGCCATCTGTGCTGCTATGACCTCGCTTCAGAACTACCTGAACGAGGCTATCAAACAAGTGGACAAGATGTACATGAGTTCCGGGAGCGACACCCAGGGGTCCTCAGACAGTGGGAGCAAATCGACCGACAAACTGGACAAGCACAGGAAATGA
- the tfap2c gene encoding transcription factor AP-2 gamma isoform X2, producing the protein MSVLERIDWRDRHDGSSNGNPRLPHLPAVTQHLYSPSPALSHSTTSDFQPPYFPPPYQPLSYPQSGDPYSHLGDPFNINSIHQPPSSNQQQPWPGRQGQEGLGAHGRTGLASQILGLDGGSSGVRREGFRRPELMPQHAHSMDTPVIGDNMNMHDMGHGLEEVQHVDDHSIIMADQTVIKKVLGLRGGRNLDRLQRTYYEGPIMLPKGNTLGLPFQKESLLGMVSNPTEVFCSVPGRLSLLSSTSKYKVTVAEVQRRLSPPECLNASLLGGVLRRAKSKNGGRSLREKLDKIGLNLPAGRRKAANVTLLTSLVEGEAVHLARDFGYVCETEFPAKAIAEYLSRPHVERSEVNSRKNMLLAAKQICKEFTDLLTQDRSPLGNSRPAPILEPTIQGCLTHFSLLTHGFGSPAICAAMTSLQNYLNEAIKQVDKMYMSSGSDTQGSSDSGSKSTDKLDKHRK; encoded by the exons ATGTCTGTGCTGGAGAGGATAGACTGGAGG GACAGACACGACGGCAGCAGCAATGGGAACCCGCGGCTGCCTCACCTCCCGGCGGTCACTCAGCACCTCTACAGTCCGTCCCCGGCGCTCTCACACTCCACCACCTCGGACTTCCAGCCGCCCTACTTCCCGCCGCCCTACCAGCCGCTGTCCTACCCGCAGTCCGGAGACCCGTACTCCCACCTGGGCGACCCGTTCAACATCAACTCTATACACCAGCCCCCGTCCTCGAACCAGCAGCAGCCATGGCCCGGCCGTCAGGGCCAGGAGGGGCTGGGGGCCCACGGCAGGACCGGGTTGGCGAGTCAGATCCTCGGCCTGGACGGAGGCTCGTCCGGGGTGAGGAGGGAAGGCTTCCGAAGACCCGAGCTCATGCCCCAGCACGCGCACAGCATGGACACGCCTGTGATCGGCGATAATATGAACATGCACGACATGGGACACGGGCTGGAGGAGGTCCAA CATGTGGACGACCACAGTATTATTATGGCAGATCAGACGGTCATCAAAAAAG TATTAGGACTACGAGGTGGCAGGAACCTTGATCGCTTACAGAGGACTTATTATGAGG GTCCCATCATGCTACCCAAAGGTAACACTCTGGGGCTTCCCTTCCAGAAGGAGTCCTTGCTCGGGATGGTGTCAAACCCCACAGAGGTCTTCTGCTCCGTGCCTGGCCGCCTTTCTTTGCTGAGCTCCACCTCAAAGTACAAAGTCACAGTGGCTGAAGTCCAGAGACGTCTGTCACCCCCAGAGTGTCTGAACGCGTCGCTGCTGGGAGGCGTTTTACGCAG GGCAAAGTCAAAAAATGGCGGTCGATCGCTGAGAGAAAAGCTGGATAAGATTGGGCTCAACCTGCCTGCAGGAAGAAGGAAGGCGGCTAATGTCACTCTGCTTACCTCACTAGTCGAAG GTGAAGCTGTACATTTAGCAAGAGACTTTGGTTATGTATGTGAGACAGAATTTCCTGCAAAGGCAATTGCCGAGTACCTCAGCAGGCCGCACGTGGAACGCAGCGAGGTTAACTCTCGTAAGAACATGCTCCTTGCTGCCAA GCAAATCTGTAAGGAGTTCACTGACCTGCTTACTCAGGACCGCTCCCCTCTGGGAAACTCTCGGCCAGCGCCCATCCTGGAGCCCACAATCCAAGGCTGCCTGACCCACTTCAGCCTCCTCACACACGGCTTTGGATCTCCGGCCATCTGTGCTGCTATGACCTCGCTTCAGAACTACCTGAACGAGGCTATCAAACAAGTGGACAAGATGTACATGAGTTCCGGGAGCGACACCCAGGGGTCCTCAGACAGTGGGAGCAAATCGACCGACAAACTGGACAAGCACAGGAAATGA
- the tfap2c gene encoding transcription factor AP-2 gamma isoform X4, protein MSVLERIDWRDRHDGSSNGNPRLPHLPAVTQHLYSPSPALSHSTTSDFQPPYFPPPYQPLSYPQSGDPYSHLGDPFNINSIHQPPSSNQQQPWPGRQGQEGLGAHGRTGLASQILGLDGGSSGVRREGFRRPELMPQHAHSMDTPVIGDNMNMHDMGHGLEEVQHVDDHSIIMADQTVIKKGPIMLPKGNTLGLPFQKESLLGMVSNPTEVFCSVPGRLSLLSSTSKYKVTVAEVQRRLSPPECLNASLLGGVLRRAKSKNGGRSLREKLDKIGLNLPAGRRKAANVTLLTSLVEGEAVHLARDFGYVCETEFPAKAIAEYLSRPHVERSEVNSRKNMLLAAKQICKEFTDLLTQDRSPLGNSRPAPILEPTIQGCLTHFSLLTHGFGSPAICAAMTSLQNYLNEAIKQVDKMYMSSGSDTQGSSDSGSKSTDKLDKHRK, encoded by the exons ATGTCTGTGCTGGAGAGGATAGACTGGAGG GACAGACACGACGGCAGCAGCAATGGGAACCCGCGGCTGCCTCACCTCCCGGCGGTCACTCAGCACCTCTACAGTCCGTCCCCGGCGCTCTCACACTCCACCACCTCGGACTTCCAGCCGCCCTACTTCCCGCCGCCCTACCAGCCGCTGTCCTACCCGCAGTCCGGAGACCCGTACTCCCACCTGGGCGACCCGTTCAACATCAACTCTATACACCAGCCCCCGTCCTCGAACCAGCAGCAGCCATGGCCCGGCCGTCAGGGCCAGGAGGGGCTGGGGGCCCACGGCAGGACCGGGTTGGCGAGTCAGATCCTCGGCCTGGACGGAGGCTCGTCCGGGGTGAGGAGGGAAGGCTTCCGAAGACCCGAGCTCATGCCCCAGCACGCGCACAGCATGGACACGCCTGTGATCGGCGATAATATGAACATGCACGACATGGGACACGGGCTGGAGGAGGTCCAA CATGTGGACGACCACAGTATTATTATGGCAGATCAGACGGTCATCAAAAAAG GTCCCATCATGCTACCCAAAGGTAACACTCTGGGGCTTCCCTTCCAGAAGGAGTCCTTGCTCGGGATGGTGTCAAACCCCACAGAGGTCTTCTGCTCCGTGCCTGGCCGCCTTTCTTTGCTGAGCTCCACCTCAAAGTACAAAGTCACAGTGGCTGAAGTCCAGAGACGTCTGTCACCCCCAGAGTGTCTGAACGCGTCGCTGCTGGGAGGCGTTTTACGCAG GGCAAAGTCAAAAAATGGCGGTCGATCGCTGAGAGAAAAGCTGGATAAGATTGGGCTCAACCTGCCTGCAGGAAGAAGGAAGGCGGCTAATGTCACTCTGCTTACCTCACTAGTCGAAG GTGAAGCTGTACATTTAGCAAGAGACTTTGGTTATGTATGTGAGACAGAATTTCCTGCAAAGGCAATTGCCGAGTACCTCAGCAGGCCGCACGTGGAACGCAGCGAGGTTAACTCTCGTAAGAACATGCTCCTTGCTGCCAA GCAAATCTGTAAGGAGTTCACTGACCTGCTTACTCAGGACCGCTCCCCTCTGGGAAACTCTCGGCCAGCGCCCATCCTGGAGCCCACAATCCAAGGCTGCCTGACCCACTTCAGCCTCCTCACACACGGCTTTGGATCTCCGGCCATCTGTGCTGCTATGACCTCGCTTCAGAACTACCTGAACGAGGCTATCAAACAAGTGGACAAGATGTACATGAGTTCCGGGAGCGACACCCAGGGGTCCTCAGACAGTGGGAGCAAATCGACCGACAAACTGGACAAGCACAGGAAATGA